The Vitis vinifera cultivar Pinot Noir 40024 chromosome 12, ASM3070453v1 genome has a segment encoding these proteins:
- the LOC100256881 gene encoding uncharacterized protein LOC100256881 — MALNQPAWCTPALLKVLLGLLALCLAGYILGPPLYWHSMEGLAAVSRSTSAAAASSSSCPACVCDCSSQPLLSIPHGLNNISFSDCSKHDPDMSEDTEKNFAELLTEELKLREAEALENQQRADMALLEAKKITSQYLKEADKCNSGMETCEEAREKAEAALAAQKKLTAMWLQRARQKGWKEGVAKSRAGSQGNVQAV, encoded by the exons ATGGCTCTGAACCAGCCAGCTTGGTGCACTCCAGCCCTGTTGAAGGTGTTGTTGGGTCTCTTGGCTCTGTGCTTGGCTGGCTACATACTGGGTCCTCCACTTTACTGGCACTCCATGGAGGGCTTAGCGGCCGTCAGCCGCTCCACCTCCGCCGCCGCCGCCTCCTCCTCCTCTTGCCCTGCATGCGTTTGTGATTGTTCTTCTCAGCCTCTCCTATCCATCCCCCATG GATTAAACAACATTTCCTTTTCAG ATTGCTCAAAGCATGATCCTGATATGAGTGAGGACACAGAAAAAAATTTTGCTGAGCTATTAACTGAGGAACTTAAGCTACGGGAGGCTGAAGCCTTGGAAAATCAACAGCGGGCTGACATGGCTCTGCTTGAGGCCAAGAAGATAACATCCCAATACCTTAAGGAAGCAGACAAATGCAACTCAGGGATGGAAACATGCGAAGAAGCAAGAGAGAAGGCTGAAGCAGCATTAGCAGCACAGAAGAAACTGACAGCAATGTGGTTACAGAGAGCTCGTCAGAAAGGATGGAAAGAAGGGGTTGCCAAGTCTCGTGCCGGGTCTCAGGGAAATGTGCAGGCTGTCTAA
- the LOC100256762 gene encoding glycine-rich protein DOT1 codes for MKGGTICFCIPAGRKDKYEDESSSGKSSGRKSHKKAKKRGNAHVGGDDEEGHADSAHGGAANSSGADAGMPVAAITVAQMSSGDGNGHGGGGDGG; via the coding sequence ATGAAGGGCGGAACCATTTGTTTCTGCATCCCTGCGGGGCGGAAGGACAAGTATGAAGATGAGTCCTCCAGCGGGAAGTCTTCTGGGCGGAAGTCTCACAAGAAGGCCAAGAAAAGAGGGAATGCTCATGTGGGCGGCGATGATGAGGAAGGCCATGCTGACTCCGCCCATGGTGGGGCTGCCAATTCTAGCGGTGCCGACGCCGGCATGCCTGTTGCGGCGATCACCGTGGCCCAAATGAGCAGCGGTGATGGTAATGGTCACGGCGGAGGAGGTGATGGTGGTTGA
- the HPLA gene encoding fatty acid hydroperoxide lyase (The RefSeq protein has 1 substitution compared to this genomic sequence): MLSSTVMSVSPGVPTPSSLTPPSPPSSSPVRAIPGSYGWPVLGPIADRLDYFWFQGPETFFRKRIDKYKSTVFRTNVPPSFPFFVGVNPNVIAVLDCKSFSFLFDMDVVEKKNVLVGDFMPSVKYTGDIRVCAYLDTAETQHARVKSFAMDILKRSSSIWASEVVASLDTMWDTIDAGVAKSNSASYIKPLQRFIFHFLTKCLVGADPAVSPEIAESGYVMLDKWVFLQLLPTISVNFLQPLEEIFLHSFAYPFFLVKGDYRKLYDFVEQHGQAVLQRGETEFNLSKEETTHNLLFVLGFNAFGGFTIFFPSLLSALSGKPELQAKLREEVRSKIKPGTNLTFESVKDLELVHSVVYETLRLNPPVPLQYARARKDFQLSSHDSVFEIKKGDLLCGFQKVAMTDPKIFDDPETFVPDRFTKEKGRELLNYLFWSNGPQTGSPSDRNKQCAAKDYVTMTAVLFVTHMFQRYDSVTASGSSITAVEKAN, encoded by the exons ATGTTGTCTTCCACGGTCATGAGCGTCTCGCCGGGAGTCCCGACGCCCTCGTCTCTAACTCCACCGTCTCCTCCCTCGTCCTCCCCCGTTCGCGCGATTCCTGGCAGCTACGGCTGGCCTGTGCTCGGCCCGATCGCCGACCGCCTCGACTACTTCTGGTTCCAGGGCCCGGAGACGTTCTTCCGGAAGAGGATCGACAAGTACAAGAGCACCGTGTTCCGTACCAACGTCCCTCCGTCGTTCCCCTTCTTCGTCGGTGTCAATCCTAACGTAATCGCCGTCCTCGATTGCAAATCcttctcctttctctttgaTATGGATGTTGTCGAGAAGAAGAATGTCCTCGTCGGCGACTTCATGCCCAGCGTCAAGTACACCGGCGACATTCGAGTCTGTGCCTATCTCGACACCGCCGAGACCCAACACGCCAGG GTAAAGAGCTTTGCCATGGACATTCTGAAACGGAGTTCCAGCATCTGGGCAAGCGAGGTCGTGGCCAGCCTGGACACCATGTGGGACACCATCGACGCCGGCGTCGCCAAGAGCAACAGCGCCAGTTACATCAAGCCTCTCCAGCGCTTCATCTTCCATTTCCTAACTAAATGCCTTGTTGGCGCGGATCCCGCTGTGTCGCCGGAAATTGCGGAGTCTGGCTACGTCATGCTCGACAAATGGGTTTTCCTCCAGCTCCTCCCCACCATCAGCGTCAACTTCCTGCAACCACTCGAAGAGATCTTCCTCCACTCTTTCGCTTACCCATTCTTCCTCGTCAAAGGAGACTACAGAAAACTCTACGACTTCGTCGAACAACACGGCCAAGCCGTGCTTCAAAGAGGCGAAACCGAGTTCAACCTCTCCAAAGAAGAAACCATCCACAACCTCCTCTTCGTCCTCGGCTTCAACGCCTTCGGTGGCTTCACCATCTTCTTCCCATCTCTCCTCAGCGCTCTTAGCGGCAAACCGGAGTTACAGGCCAAACTGAGAGAAGAGGTCAGATCAAAGATCAAGCCGGGAACAAATCTAACCTTTGAATCGGTTAAAGACTTGGAACTAGTCCACTCCGTCGTGTACGAAACTCTCCGCCTCAACCCGCCCGTCCCACTCCAATACGCTCGAGCCAGAAAGGACTTTCAACTGAGTTCACACGACTCAGTTTTTGAGATAAAGAAGGGAGATCTGCTTTGCGGGTTCCAGAAGGTGGCGATGACAGACCCGAAGATCTTCGACGACCCGGAAACTTTCGTACCGGACCGGTTTACGAAAGAGAAGGGGCGGGAGTTACTGAATTATCTCTTCTGGTCGAACGGGCCCCAGACCGGTTCACCCAGCGACAGGAACAAGCAGTGCGCGGCCAAGGACTATGTCACCATGACCGCTGTCCTATTCGTGACTCACATGTTTCAGCGCTACGATTCTGTCACGGCTAGCGGTTCTTCTATCACCGCCGTTGAGAAAGCTAACTGA